In one Cyprinus carpio isolate SPL01 chromosome B2, ASM1834038v1, whole genome shotgun sequence genomic region, the following are encoded:
- the LOC109057877 gene encoding ATP-sensitive inward rectifier potassium channel 10-like: MTSATPTSSHSPAPQKVCHSQTQTDILKPLLGGAGHGSQVARRRRVLTKDGRSNVRIEHVSGRGALYLRDPWTTFVDMQWRYKLVLFSATFVGTWFTFGLLWYLLALVHGDLLEFDPPANHSVCVMQMQTLTAAFLFSLETQTTIGYGYRCITEECPSAIVLLIIQLLITTAMEIFITGTFLAKVARPKKRGGTIRFSQHAVIANHDGRPCLMIRVANMRKSLLLGCQVTGKLLQPCVPKEGETVRLDQKNVTFSVDTASESPFLILPLTFYHIIDEQSPLRRWADKGGWTDPDPDPADFELLVMMSSTVEPTSATCQVRTSYLPDEILWGYEFTPIVSLSPTGKYVAYLAYFDKVVKTKTPPLFNQTPPSGTDGCHGDVSGSDPEKRRLEQSYREDERQTEGGTVSSRISNV; encoded by the exons ATGACGTCGGCCACACCCACTTCTTCTCACAGCCCCGCCCCTCAGAAAGTGTGCCACTCccagacacagacagacattcTAAAGCCTCTGCTCGGGGGGGCGGGGCATGGGAGTCAGGTGGCACGCCGGAGGCGGGTGCTAACAAAGGATGGGCGGAGCAACGTCCGCATTGAGCATGTGAGTGGGCGTGGCGCTCTGTACCTGCGTGACCCCTGGACCACCTTTGTGGACATGCAGTGGAGGTATAAACTGGTTCTGTTCAGTGCCACGTTTGTGGGAACCTGGTTCACCTTCGGACTGCTGTGGTACCTGCTGGCTTTGGTGCATGGAGACCTGCTCG AGTTTGATCCTCCAGCaaaccacagtgtgtgtgtgatgcagatGCAAACACTGACCGCAGCCTTTCTCTTCTCGCTGGAGACTCAGACCACCATCGGATACGGATACCGCTGCATCACGGAGGAATGTCCGTCTGCCATCGTCCTGCTCATCATCCAGCTCCTCATCACCACCGCCATGGAGATCTTCATCACCGGAACCTTCCTCGCCAAG GTGGCTCGACCGAAGAAGCGTGGCGGGACGATTCGGTTCAGTCAGCATGCTGTGATAGCTAATCATGACGGCCGACCGTGTCTCATGATACGAGTCGCCAACATGCGCAAGAGTCTGCTGCTGGGCTGCCAG GTGACTGGGAAGCTTTTACAGCCGTGCGTCCCGAAGGAGGGCGAGACGGTGCGTTTGGATCAGAAGAACGTGACCTTCAGCGTGGACACAGCCAGCGAGAGCCCCTTCCTCATCCTCCCGCTCACCTTCTACCACATCATCGACGAGCAGAGCCCGCTGCGCCGATGGGCCGACAAGG GCGGATGGACGGACCCGGACCCGGATCCGGCTGATTTCGAGCTGCTGGTGATGATGAGCTCCACAGTGGAACCCACATCAGCCACCTGTCAGGTGCGCACCTCCTACCTGCCCGACGAGATCCTGTGGGGCTACGAGTTTACCCCCATCGTGTCTCTCTCTCCGACGGGCAAATACGTGGCGTATCTCGCGTACTTCGACAAGGTGGTGAAAACAAAGACCCCGCCCCTTTTCAATCAGACCCCGCCCAGCGGCACTGACGGTTGCCATGGAGACGTGAGCGGCTCGGACCCGGAGAAGAGGCGACTGGAGCAGAGCTACCGAGAGGATGAGAGACAGACGGAGGGTGGGACCGTTAGCTCGCGCATCAGTAACGTGTGA